A portion of the Faecalibacterium sp. I3-3-89 genome contains these proteins:
- a CDS encoding DUF6061 family protein, translating to MKYDARACSFNMDTGCVELLLRDGRKVSIDCTGVEDALDVTMAQRTELDYLIYNDPLAYAELILNGEPDEYLRNVTGSHGLED from the coding sequence ATGAAGTACGATGCAAGAGCCTGTTCGTTCAACATGGATACCGGCTGTGTGGAGCTGCTGCTCCGGGATGGCAGAAAAGTTTCTATCGACTGCACCGGGGTCGAAGATGCACTGGATGTTACCATGGCACAGCGGACTGAATTGGACTATCTCATCTACAATGACCCGCTGGCGTATGCCGAACTGATCTTGAACGGTGAGCCGGACGAGTATCTGAGGAATGTAACAGGTAGTCACGGATTAGAGGATTGA